The following DNA comes from Cedecea neteri.
GGACGCGGCGCATGGCGATCTGGGCTTTTTACGTGCGGACGATCTGATGATCATGCTTTCCCGGGGTGGGAATTCCGACGAACTGACGCGCCTGTTGCCGGGCATCGCGGCCAGAAACGTCCCGCTCATTAGCGTGACCGAAAACCCGGATTCGGCCATCGCCCAGTCGGCAAGGTTGGTGATTTCTACCGGCGTGAAGCAGGAAATGGATCCGCTGAATATGCTGGCGACCACGTCGATAATCCTGGCGCTGGCGATTTTTGATGCCGCCTGCGCCTGCCTGATGAGCGAGAGCGGTTATTCGAAAGAGACGCTGCTCGCCGTTCATCCCGGTGGGGATGTCGGGCTGACGTTAAGCCAGCAGAAATAAAAAAGGCTCCCGCCTGGGAGCCTTTCAACATTTCAGCTTAACGATTATGCGTAAACCGGGAAGCGGGAACAGATATCCAGCACTTTACCTTTGACGCGCTCGATAACCGCTTCGTCATTGATGTTGTCCAGAACGTCACACATCCAGCCAGCCAGTTCTTTCACTTCCGCTTCTTTAAAGCCACGGCGAGTCACAGCCGGAGAACCGATACGGATACCGGAGGTCACGAACGGGCTCTTCGGATCGTTTGGTACGCTGTTTTTGTTCACGGTGATGTTGGCACGGCCCAGGGCAGCGTCAGCTTCTTT
Coding sequences within:
- a CDS encoding KpsF/GutQ family sugar-phosphate isomerase, which produces MSASWQQAVNAWETCSRELAALEQHLSEPQWLALLAELRNCKGKIVVTGVGTSGIAARKIAHMLACVEHPAIYLSATDAAHGDLGFLRADDLMIMLSRGGNSDELTRLLPGIAARNVPLISVTENPDSAIAQSARLVISTGVKQEMDPLNMLATTSIILALAIFDAACACLMSESGYSKETLLAVHPGGDVGLTLSQQK